CCAGGCTTCTTCAGCCAAGTCGAGAACTTGCCCAGGGCTCGGCCAACATTTACCCGCCCGCGCTCCTTGATGACCAGGAAGAGGGTGAAGAGCACGAAGTTGGCGATCATCGGCGCCAATGGCGTGTGCAGGTATGAGATGATGTACCGGTTGGAGAGGGTCTCCGTCCTCTGATCGATCCGGCTGGCGCGGCCGCCTTCATCCGTCGTCTCGATGGCCACGATGTCTGGCTGATAGAGGATTTTCCAGCCGGCCTTGATGATCCGGTATGAGTATTCGCGCTCCTCCAGGCCATAGAAGAATTCCGGGCTGAAACCACCCACATCTTGATAGAGGGCGCGGCGTAGCGCCACCAGGCCGCCGACGAACCGGAACGTGAAGAAGGGCCGCGTGGTGTCGACATCCTTGCGGGTGTGAGGAATGAACTCCGGCAGCAGGGACATGGTCTTCGAGTCGAGCTTGCGTGCGTTCACGACCCCGACGCGGGGTTCGCTGGTGAACGCCGCCGAGAGTTTATCGAACAGGTCATGGCTTTCGATGAGCACGTCATCGTCCAGCAGCACCAGGATCTCACCCTTGGCCACGGCCATACCGTCATTGCGTCCCGAGACACCCTTGTTCGCGCCGGTGCGCACGTAGCGGCGATGGGCGAAGACTGTGAGGAACGAAGCTCGGTCGACTTTATCGACGTTGTTGTCGACCAGCACGACCTCGACATCCTGACGATCGCCAATCGCATTTCGCAGGCTGGCCAAGGTGGTCTGGAGGGCGGTGTCGCGAGCGTAGGTAAGGATAATCACCGAGAAACCAAAGCGCGCGGGAACTTCGGATGGGGCGTTACGCGCGGCCTGCACTTGTATTCTCCATATGCCGCCACGCTCTTCGAACAGCCTTAGACGTCTTGCAAGAAAAATGCCTGAAAAAGTCTTCAGAATACGGCGTGGAGCTTCAGTCTCAGTGGTGACGAGCTTCGCCAGGTTAGGTTTCTGATGTCTACGCCCCCGCCCGGTCACGCATTGCGTAGTTTCTGTTCAACAACGCCTAACACCGATGGTGTTGTTGAACGCATGACCCCAGCCGCGCTAGGTTGCCCGCCAGCCTGAGGGCATCGACAGGCAAGCCCGTTGGGCGTGGCCCTTGCGAAGGAGTGATCGCATGAGCACGGTACGGGCAGGCGCCGTCAGGACATTGGTCCTGGGCTCCTTGAATTTTGTCCTGGCCCTGGGGGCGGCGTTGGGTGTGCTGGCCTGGGCCGGCCGGTTCAGCACAATGCTTGATCTGCTGAACCACGCCACGCCGCTGTTTTTCGCAAGTTCCCTGGCCCTGCTGGCCCTGTCGCTAACGAAACGTCCGAGGCCTCCGCTGACCTTGGCGCTGGCGCTGCTGGGCCTCCTTGGCAGCGGTCTTGTTGTTGGGCGGGAACTGGCGGCGAATTGGGCTGAGCCGAAGGCGAGCCGCGCCGCGCCGCGCCTGACCGTGCTCACCCAAAACGTATGGGCGCAAAACCCGTCACCGGCCGCTATGGCCGCCTCGATCCTGAGCGTCGATGCCGATGTCGTGGTCATCGAGGAGGCGGTGGGCGCTGGCCGCCCGGTAGTCGCTCTCGTCGCCCAAGCCTATCCCTATCATGCCGACTGCACGACGGTTACGCAGTGGTGCGCCTTGGCCATCCTGTCGAAGAAGCCAATCAAGACTTGGAGCTATCACGTCGGGAGTTGGCGGCCACCGGAATGGGACCGCCTAGGCCTCGTGCGCGCGACAATCGACGGCGGCGCCGCAGGCTCAGTCGAGATCATCGGCACTCAGTTGATCCATCCCGATCTCAAGGGCGACGCGGCCTTGCAGGCCCTTGCTCTAAGTCAGGCGGTGGACTCCGTGAATCCAAAGACGGCCATTCTCGTCGGCGACTTCAACCGTACCGCCTGGGCCTACTCCCTCAAGCAATTCGATGCCCGCACGACCCTCCGGCGGCGCACTCACGGACTTGCAACCTGGCCGGCGCGCTGGCCGACCGCGGCAGGGGGGTGGGCCTGGCCAATTCCATTCCTGCCAATCGATCAGGTCTATGCCGGATCGAGCTGGCGGGTGGTGTCACTGCAACGATCGCCGGCCTCAACCTCTGATCACTACGGAGTTGTGACGACGCTGTCGTACGAACCACGTTAATCTTCGCAAGCTAAAGAAGGATAGCTCCTCCAATCACAACGTTCATGACTTCGATCGCCACAAGCCTACGCAGGGATAACGCAAGGCCAAGAATTGCCGGCGTTTGGCTCAAAATCCGAGATCACCTTGTCTGCGGCTTGGTGGCGCTGATGATTTTCGTCCAATTCGTCGCGTTTGGCGCCAACAGCAGCCTGCTGGCGGCGGTTTTCGCTATGGTCGAGGTCATGGTCGCGCTGGTGGTTGCTGCTCTGCTGTCGAACGAGGACCTCGACGCATTTGCGGCCAAGGCCGTGCCGGTCACAGCCCTCTACTTCGCCGCCGTGGCCGGGGGCGCGACGCCTTTGCTGCTCGCGCTGGCAGGCGCACCTCATCCGAAGCTGCTGGCGCCCGACGTCATCGGACTGGAGTTGCTCAAGCTCGCGGGGCTCGGCGCCGTGGTGCTCACCGGCGCCCTTGTCGCCAGTGACCGAAGCCGCATGAACCGCCTGATCCTGGCCCTGGTGACGATGGGTCTGGCCTACACGATCCTCTCCCTCTGGATAGGGCAGGCGACCCCGCTCAGCGTCTGGGGTCAATCCAAGGGCCCCCACACCTTCCGCTTCACAGGCACGCTCTTGAACGCCAATGCTGCGGGTTGCCTGTTCGGGATGCTGGGCCTGCTTTCCCTAGGCACGCTGCAGGACCGGTTCCAACGCCTGGACCTTCGAAGCTCGGGCCTTACCGACTATGGCCTCCTGGCGGTCAGCGTCTGCGGCGCCTTGGCGGCCTTTGGCGCCTGTGTGCTGACCCAGTCTCGCACGAGCCTCTTCCTGTCCCTGATCCTGGGCGCGATCCTGGTGGTCGTGGAGTGGCGAAACCGCCGACGGCCCAGCCGTATCCTCGCCGCTTCGGTTATCGCCGTGCTGCTGGGCGGGCTGGGCTTCGGCGCGAGCCAGATCGCATCACGTTGGGACAGCCTGCTCGCGGACGCCGGCGTGCGGGTGGATGCCTATGGTCACTATCTGTCCGCCCTGATGGCCTCGCCGCTGTTCGGCTACGGGCTGGGCGCGTTCAAGACCTTCCATGAGTCCATGCTCACCCCGGAATTGGCGCCGTCGATGTGGGACTATGGCGCCGCCCATTCGGCCTTCATCCAGTCAGCCATCGAAGGCGGGGCGCCATTCGTCTTCTTCATTTGCGCCGCGCTTGTGATGATGGTCATCGCCATCCGCCGAGGCGCATCCGTGCGGCATGGCATGGGGTCCCTGGCGACCGGCGCGTTGGCCGCGGCGGGGCTGGCCGTGATCTGCTCCTTTGTGGACATCGCTCTTAATGTGCCCGCGGTCGCCGCCTTTGCCGCCCTGCTGCTGGGAGCCGTCTGGGGGAGGTCGCTCAGCGGTCGCGGCAGCGCGCGCGCGACACGCCGGTCTTCGCGCCCCGCTGTGGTGGCCGAGGGTCTCCATGGCTGAGCTTTGCTTCGGTCTGGCGGGCCTGTTCTTCCTGCTCTCAATCCATCCCTACACCTTTTATCCGCTGTCTCTCTGGCTGATGCCGAGAACGCCCTTACGTTTGCCGGCGCCAGGCTGGACACGCCCCACCATCGCCATCTGTATGTCCGCCTACAACGAAGAGCGGGTCATCGAGGCCAAGGTGGAGAGCCTGTTGGCCATGGTTGCCGACTACGGCCCGGCCAGCATCAACATCTATGTGGATGGCTCGGCCGACCGAACGGCGGAACTGCTGGAACCTTACCGTGACCGGATCACCCTGATCGTTTCCGAGACCCGGCGGGGCAAGACCGCCGGCTTGAAGGAACTGCTCGCCGGCATAGACGCAGAGGTGCTGGCTTTCACCGACGCAAATGTTCAGGTCCCGCCAGACAGCCTGACCAAGCTGGCCGCCGCTCTGCAGGATCCGGACGTCTGCTGCGCCTCGGCGCGGCTGACCTATTCCAACGCCGCCGAAACCGGTGTCAGCGCGTCAGGCACCCTCTACTGGAATCTGGAAGAGTTCATCAAATCTCTGGAGACGCAGACCGTCGGATTGATGGGTGTGGATGGCGCGCTTTTCCTGATCGAACGCTCAGCCTATTCGCCGCCGTCGGACGAACTGATCGACGACCTTTATGTGTCCGTCAGCGCGCTGCTGACTGGCAAGCGCGTGGTTTCTGCGCAGTCGGTGACAGTGGAGGAACGCGGCGCTTCGCTCTGGCACGAGGAGTTCCATCGCAAGGTGCGCATCTCTTGCCAGGCGATCAACGTGCACCGGGCGCTTTGGCCACGCCTGCGGCGGGCCCCGCCGGCGATCCTCTATTGTTATATGTCCCACCGCTTCCTGAAGTGGATGACCCCGTTCAGCCTCAGCCTCACAGCCGCCGCCCTGCTGGTGGGCCTCGGCTTGACGATAGGATGGCTGCCGGTGCTGCTGGCCATGGTGATCTTGCCCGCGCTGCTAGCCCTGGGGGCGTGGATCAACCTTCCTATGTTCCGACTGGTCCTGGGCGCGCTTGTGTCCTTGTCGGGGGTCGCTTGGGGAATCCTGGTTGCCCTGCTAACCGCGCGGACCTTCGCCACCTGGACTCCCGCTGCGACGGTGCGGGACTAGCTTCGACACCGGCCGGGCCAAGCCCGCGTTCAAGGCGCTTGCCGCGCGCGGATCGGTGAAGGCTGTGAACAGGCCGGTGGCCGCAGTCGGATCAACATCCCGCATCCAGACCGTCTCGTTGACGACCTGAGCCCGGACCGTGGGGGTTAGACGGTCCCAGTTCAAAGCCCCGTATCGGATCCTCCACGCGGCCTCCATCGGCAGGAAGGGCGCGGCGACATAGCTACGCGTGAGGGCGTCAAGCGCCGCCGCCTGACGACCATCCAGGGCGCGAGCGTAGCTGACCCAGGCCCACCAGCCGCCAGAATCAGGCCGGGCCGCGAGGGCCCCAGCAAACTGCCGCTCGGCCTCCGCAAGCTTGAGGCGTCGCTGCGCCGGGTCAGATTGCGCGGCGGCTTCCGTGGTCAGGCGCACGCCTATCGCGGCGCGCGCCCGCGGGGGACAGTCGCTGACGCAAAACGTGTCGCCACCAACCTCCCAGGGGAGCGGCCGTGGGCCACCCAGGGCCCTGACCGTAGCGGCCTCGGCGCGCGCGGAACTCAGTTCCTGATTTACGACCACCAGACCCAAGCCGGTCGCGGCGATCAAGGCTCCGCCCAGCAGCCAGCGCAATGCGGACCGCCGGCTCGGCAGGCCAATGGCGTCGGTCATGACGTTGACTCCGGCATGTTGGCGGATGCAAGGCCCGCGGGTCCGGCCAGCATCATCTGACGCCAGCTCTCGGCGAAGGCGGAGGGGCTGTGGAAGGTGCGTAGGTAGTCGGAGCCGACGCGCGAAGCCTCGACGAAGAGTGTCAGGTGATCCTGCGGCCGCGAGATCAAATCGGCGAGGCCAGCCTCATCGGAGATGTTCAGAGGGTAGTGGTCAAGGGCCATCGACTCGAAGGTCAGAGCGTTGCCGATCACGGGCGCGCCGTGCGCAAAGGCTTCCAGCACCTTGGTCTTCACCCCGCCGCCGATCAGCGATGGCGTGATCAGGACACTCTGGCCGTCGTAGACTTCGGCGAGGCTTTCGACGTAGCCCGCCGCGGTGACCGATGGCGGCAGGGGATCGGCGCGCGACCGCAATCCGTACAGGACGAGCCGCGCCTCAAATCGCTTCCGCCGCCACAGGTCGGTGAGATAGTCGATCGTCAGCCGGTTCTGGGTCAGGGCGTCTGACCCGATAAACACGAACCGCACCGGCGGTTTCAGCGTTTGCGGCGGCGCGACCGGTTCACTGCAGGGCGGTATGACCGCGATCTCAGCGCGGTCGTTTTCCTTGCACAGCGCCGTCAGGATTCTCGCGTCCTCGGAGGACAGCAGCACAAGGGCGTCGGCCAGGTTGGCGAGGCGCTGCTCGATGTGAACCAGAGTGCGCTGCTCGTAGCGAACGATCAGGTTGCCGACCCCCTTCGACATGGTAATTCGCTGCAGAAACTCCGGCAGCCGCTTGGTGAGATAACCTGGTGAGAGCGGCTCGCCGGCCTCCAGCAGCAACGCCATGCGGCGCGACATCAGATCGTCGAGATCGACGACGATCCGAAGGTCGGGAAATTTCTGACGAAGATAGACCAGCAGCGAATAGCTGCGGACGCCGTCGAGATAGAGCGCCGTGATATTCTTTGGCAGTTGCGCCACCAATCGACGGTGGTCGGCGCGATTGGCGAACAGGGCGCATTGCAGGGGCAGGAGTTCGCCCATCAGCAGGCTCTGAAGCCAGCCCAGCGATGCGCCGATGAGGCGGGGCAGCGAGCGGTCGGTCAAGACGTTGGGCAGCCGCAGGACGGTGAGGTCAGACGACGCGCTCAGGACGGCGCGGATCGCATGCGCCACGCGCAGCCGCCCGGCCATGGACTCGCCGTCCAGCTTCCGGGTCGAGACCATCACCACCACGTCACGGCGCGAAGGAACGGGCGAGGAGTCAGACATCAAGGCGATCCAAGGTCCAGCTTGAGCTGATCCGCAATTCGTAAGCTTAGCGCCAGGATGGTTAAGGTCGGATTGGCTTGGCTCGAGGTCGGGAATACCGCGCTGCTGGCGATGAAAAGGTTCGGCGTCCCATGAACACGGCAATCGGGATCGACGACGCCGTCCTTGGGGTTTGCCGCCATGCGGGCCGCCCCCAGGTGGTGGCCGCCGTAGGCGCCTTCGGAGAGCGCGGCCTGAGCCACCGCCGCCGGGTTATAGCGCAGGGCGCCGGTTCCCGTGCGGGTGAGTTCCTCGGAGAGTAGGCCATAGGCCCGCTGCAGGCTCTCGATATCAAGCGGCGTGGTCCGCCAGTCTGCGCGCAGCCGACGCATGCCCAGGGCGTCCCGCTGGTCGCTGAGTGTCAACCGGCTGTCAGGATTGGGCGCCTGCTCGGCGTGAAACTCCAAGGCGTAGACGCCCTGGCGCGACCCCAGCACGACCGACGGCAGTTTGCGGTCTGCAAAGGTGCGCTTCTGCAGCCACATCCGAGAGAAGGCGGCCAGTTTCACCGGATCGCGCAGGATGTTCCCGATGTGGCGCAGGCGGTCGCCGGCCTTGCCGCGGCGCTCGCGGAATTTCCGGCTGTATTCGTAGAGGACCATGTCCTTGACGAGGAACATCGCCGACAGGACGGGGTCGCCATGAGCGGGATCGGCGGGATCTCGCAGATGGGTGCGGAAGATCACGTTCAGGCCTGAAATGCGGCGCTGCGCCTTCTCTGTCAGGGCCAGGCGCCGGCGAACATAGATTCCCGCAGGGTCCAGTTCATAGTCGAAGGCGACGGACTGCGGCGTCGCGAAGGTTATCTCGCCGGAGGTCGCCGCCAAGTGGCTCATATAGTAGCGGCCCAGATGGCCGTGGTCGCCACCGACCCCGCCTGGCTTCACATCGTCGGAGGCCAGGAGCAGGCGCACTGTCTCAAGGCCGCCGGCGGCCAGGACGTAGCGTCGGGCGCGGACCGCCAGGGAGCCGCCGTCCGGTCGGCGCACCTCCAGGTGATCCACCGAGGCGCCGTCCAACGTCAGGCGCACGCCCGTCAGCGGCGCGTTCAACAACACCTGGACATCGGGCGCGTTGGTGAGGTCGGGGCTGAAACGCTTCCAGAAGTCGGTCGGCTTGCTGAACCTTTCAAGACGGGTGGCGATGAGATCGCTGTCCAGCCCTGGCGCCAGCTCTGTTGGCCGGCCGGGCAGGGCCGTGGCGGGGTCGTAGTCGAAGGGGCCGGCTTCGGCGACGATCTGCGCGCGCTCGTAAAACTTGGTCAGATCGGCGAGAGCGATGGGCCATCCCGGACCTGGAACCCAGGGACGGAGCTCGAAATCGATAGGATCGTAGGGCAGGCAGCGCCCGCCCCAGATGCGGCTGGCCCCTCCGGCGGCGCGGACGCGGAAGTGATGCAGCCAGGGATGCACCGCTGGATCAGCGAGCTCGCCCTCGAAGAGGCTCTGCCCCGCCTTCGTCTGCTTGAGGCCCCCCGCCTCCAGCAAGAGGATGCTCAATCCGCTGCCGCGCAGGGCATGAGCCAGGGTGAGGCCGGCCGCGCCGCCACCCACCACCACGACATCCACCGGCGCTGTCCGCGCCGCGAGATCGTCCCACCCGATAATCACCTAGCGCACTGTCCCCAACAGCATCAGGTACGGCGCAGTTGCGCGCGCCTGTAGTTGATGCCAGCCCCTTACTTCCATAGACGCCGCCACTTACCCTTGTCCCCCCTAACGAAATAGAACCAGAAGCCCGCCGGGCTGCAACAAGACTGCCTAGCTGACGGGTTCAGCAGAAATGGCGAAGAAACGGCATGCGACAGTGGCTCATCGGCGACTGTCCAAGCGGTGACCCTGATCCCTTTCAGAGGCGTGAAAAGGACGTTTGAGACCAGAGGCGGCGACTAGCCGCAGACCCTTGCCAGCTCGCGCAGATGCGCGGGCTTGCTGGTGCCGGCGATGACACAGGCGATGTCGCCGCGCTTCGCGGCCCGGGCCACAGCGTCGAGCGGCGCGAGGTCCGGCTGCAGGCGGATGACCTCACGGGCAAAGACCGCGATCCCTTTCTCCGCCATGACCCTATCGAGACCGGTCTCCGTGGCCCGGACGACGAGGTCCCATGGCAGTTGCAACTGGGTGAGGCCGGGCATCGCGACCGCCGCCTCGACCTCGGGCCAATGATCACAGGAGGCGCCAAAGTGCCGGGTCTTGCCGCTCGCCTTCAGCGCTGAAAGGGCTTCGGCGACCCCTGGATCAGCATAGACCTCCAGAGGCGGGCTATGGAGGAGTACGGCGTCGACATAGTCGAATTTCAAACGGCGCAAGGAGGCCTCCAGGGCGCGTGAGAATCGGGCCGGGGAGAAGTCTTCCCTCATGACGCCGTCGCGCTGCGTGCTGACCCCCGCGCCGCCGCCGCGCATTTGCAAGAGGGGCTTCAGGATCGGCTTCAGGGGACGGATGACGCGCATCGCCGGCGAAAACTGTTTGCCGAACTTGGTGATGACAAAAGCCTCGTCCCGCCGCCCGGCCAGCAAACGGCCGATCTCACGTTCGCTGTCGCCCTGGCCATAGATGTCGGCCGTGTCGAAGACGTTGACGCCCAGGTCCAGCGCCAGGCGCATCAGCGCGCGCAGATCCTCCATTGGCGTCGGATTGCCCAGGGATCCAACCTTGCTGCATCCGAGTCCGAGGCGAGAGACCTTGTCCGTCCGCCGAGCGGTTGGATCGGCTATGATCGAGGTCTGCAAAGGCCAGCTCCGTCTACTTGGGCGATTCAGTCGGCGGCCGAACGCGCAGGGTCCAATCCCGGGAGCGGTAGGCTAGAGGAAAGTTGGCTTCGATATAGGGGCCGTAGAGCGCGATCAGGGCCTCCGTCGAAGCTGGCTTGTTGGGCCGGTGAGGTATCATCACGCA
The sequence above is drawn from the Phenylobacterium glaciei genome and encodes:
- a CDS encoding glycosyltransferase family 2 protein, with protein sequence MQAARNAPSEVPARFGFSVIILTYARDTALQTTLASLRNAIGDRQDVEVVLVDNNVDKVDRASFLTVFAHRRYVRTGANKGVSGRNDGMAVAKGEILVLLDDDVLIESHDLFDKLSAAFTSEPRVGVVNARKLDSKTMSLLPEFIPHTRKDVDTTRPFFTFRFVGGLVALRRALYQDVGGFSPEFFYGLEEREYSYRIIKAGWKILYQPDIVAIETTDEGGRASRIDQRTETLSNRYIISYLHTPLAPMIANFVLFTLFLVIKERGRVNVGRALGKFSTWLKKPGRPARRPIDRHAQAYIRACGGAIWR
- a CDS encoding endonuclease/exonuclease/phosphatase family protein, translating into MSTVRAGAVRTLVLGSLNFVLALGAALGVLAWAGRFSTMLDLLNHATPLFFASSLALLALSLTKRPRPPLTLALALLGLLGSGLVVGRELAANWAEPKASRAAPRLTVLTQNVWAQNPSPAAMAASILSVDADVVVIEEAVGAGRPVVALVAQAYPYHADCTTVTQWCALAILSKKPIKTWSYHVGSWRPPEWDRLGLVRATIDGGAAGSVEIIGTQLIHPDLKGDAALQALALSQAVDSVNPKTAILVGDFNRTAWAYSLKQFDARTTLRRRTHGLATWPARWPTAAGGWAWPIPFLPIDQVYAGSSWRVVSLQRSPASTSDHYGVVTTLSYEPR
- a CDS encoding O-antigen ligase family protein — translated: MIFVQFVAFGANSSLLAAVFAMVEVMVALVVAALLSNEDLDAFAAKAVPVTALYFAAVAGGATPLLLALAGAPHPKLLAPDVIGLELLKLAGLGAVVLTGALVASDRSRMNRLILALVTMGLAYTILSLWIGQATPLSVWGQSKGPHTFRFTGTLLNANAAGCLFGMLGLLSLGTLQDRFQRLDLRSSGLTDYGLLAVSVCGALAAFGACVLTQSRTSLFLSLILGAILVVVEWRNRRRPSRILAASVIAVLLGGLGFGASQIASRWDSLLADAGVRVDAYGHYLSALMASPLFGYGLGAFKTFHESMLTPELAPSMWDYGAAHSAFIQSAIEGGAPFVFFICAALVMMVIAIRRGASVRHGMGSLATGALAAAGLAVICSFVDIALNVPAVAAFAALLLGAVWGRSLSGRGSARATRRSSRPAVVAEGLHG
- a CDS encoding glycosyltransferase, with the translated sequence MAELCFGLAGLFFLLSIHPYTFYPLSLWLMPRTPLRLPAPGWTRPTIAICMSAYNEERVIEAKVESLLAMVADYGPASINIYVDGSADRTAELLEPYRDRITLIVSETRRGKTAGLKELLAGIDAEVLAFTDANVQVPPDSLTKLAAALQDPDVCCASARLTYSNAAETGVSASGTLYWNLEEFIKSLETQTVGLMGVDGALFLIERSAYSPPSDELIDDLYVSVSALLTGKRVVSAQSVTVEERGASLWHEEFHRKVRISCQAINVHRALWPRLRRAPPAILYCYMSHRFLKWMTPFSLSLTAAALLVGLGLTIGWLPVLLAMVILPALLALGAWINLPMFRLVLGALVSLSGVAWGILVALLTARTFATWTPAATVRD
- a CDS encoding glycosyltransferase; protein product: MSDSSPVPSRRDVVVMVSTRKLDGESMAGRLRVAHAIRAVLSASSDLTVLRLPNVLTDRSLPRLIGASLGWLQSLLMGELLPLQCALFANRADHRRLVAQLPKNITALYLDGVRSYSLLVYLRQKFPDLRIVVDLDDLMSRRMALLLEAGEPLSPGYLTKRLPEFLQRITMSKGVGNLIVRYEQRTLVHIEQRLANLADALVLLSSEDARILTALCKENDRAEIAVIPPCSEPVAPPQTLKPPVRFVFIGSDALTQNRLTIDYLTDLWRRKRFEARLVLYGLRSRADPLPPSVTAAGYVESLAEVYDGQSVLITPSLIGGGVKTKVLEAFAHGAPVIGNALTFESMALDHYPLNISDEAGLADLISRPQDHLTLFVEASRVGSDYLRTFHSPSAFAESWRQMMLAGPAGLASANMPESTS
- a CDS encoding FAD-dependent oxidoreductase yields the protein MIIGWDDLAARTAPVDVVVVGGGAAGLTLAHALRGSGLSILLLEAGGLKQTKAGQSLFEGELADPAVHPWLHHFRVRAAGGASRIWGGRCLPYDPIDFELRPWVPGPGWPIALADLTKFYERAQIVAEAGPFDYDPATALPGRPTELAPGLDSDLIATRLERFSKPTDFWKRFSPDLTNAPDVQVLLNAPLTGVRLTLDGASVDHLEVRRPDGGSLAVRARRYVLAAGGLETVRLLLASDDVKPGGVGGDHGHLGRYYMSHLAATSGEITFATPQSVAFDYELDPAGIYVRRRLALTEKAQRRISGLNVIFRTHLRDPADPAHGDPVLSAMFLVKDMVLYEYSRKFRERRGKAGDRLRHIGNILRDPVKLAAFSRMWLQKRTFADRKLPSVVLGSRQGVYALEFHAEQAPNPDSRLTLSDQRDALGMRRLRADWRTTPLDIESLQRAYGLLSEELTRTGTGALRYNPAAVAQAALSEGAYGGHHLGAARMAANPKDGVVDPDCRVHGTPNLFIASSAVFPTSSQANPTLTILALSLRIADQLKLDLGSP
- a CDS encoding aldo/keto reductase — encoded protein: MQTSIIADPTARRTDKVSRLGLGCSKVGSLGNPTPMEDLRALMRLALDLGVNVFDTADIYGQGDSEREIGRLLAGRRDEAFVITKFGKQFSPAMRVIRPLKPILKPLLQMRGGGAGVSTQRDGVMREDFSPARFSRALEASLRRLKFDYVDAVLLHSPPLEVYADPGVAEALSALKASGKTRHFGASCDHWPEVEAAVAMPGLTQLQLPWDLVVRATETGLDRVMAEKGIAVFAREVIRLQPDLAPLDAVARAAKRGDIACVIAGTSKPAHLRELARVCG